A genomic stretch from Fusarium musae strain F31 chromosome 9, whole genome shotgun sequence includes:
- a CDS encoding hypothetical protein (EggNog:ENOG41), with protein sequence MDQQLHPVKNKLDECGATTEEHVGINTSFEPYGPSGFRGLFSSPYVAACAAFSAIGGLLFGYDQGVISVTLVMDHFLDRFPEVSDDAPGAGFKKGLMTAMITLGAFIGAINQGWISDWISRKRSLMVAVVVFTIGSTLQTAAINYAMLVVGRFIGGIGIGQLSMVVPLYIAEISPPEIRGALLVFEELSIVIGIVVAFWITYGTKGIPSHWSWQLPFLLQILPGLLLGFGAIFLPYSPRWLASKDREAEALSSLAKLRAFPESDPRVQSEWMDIIAEARFQASVLRERHPDLTQRTDLVGKMRLEFVSWGDCFKSGCRRRTLVGAGLMFFQQFTGINALIYYSPTLFGTMGLDFDMQLIMSGVLNVTQLIGVLSSLWTMDRFGRRGILLWGSFLMFVPHLIIAILVGKFSNDWPSYTAEGWTSVAFLLFYMFAFGASWGPVPWAMPAEVFPSSLRAKGVAISTCSNWINNFIIGLITPPLVRETGFGAYVFFAVFCLLSFAWVWFSVPETNGKSLEEMDSVFKDRTGVADIAKKDRILTEVYNERQSR encoded by the exons ATGGACCAGCAACTCCATCCCGTCAAGAACAAGCTTGACGAGTGCGGTGCCACGACTGAGGAGCACGTTGGAATCAACACTTCTTTCGAACCATATGGTCCTTCCG GATTCCGCGgtctcttctcatctcccTACGTCGCTGCCTGCGCTGCCTTTTCGGCAATCGGTGGACTTCTCTTTGGCTATGATCAAGGCGTCATTTCCGTGACGCTTGTAATGGATCATTTCCTCGATCGATTCCCCGAAGTGTCGGATGATGCTCCTGGCGCGGGCTTCAAAAAGGGCCTCATGACCGCCATGATCACGCTCGGGGCATTTATAGGTGCCATCAACCAGGGTTGGATCTCTGACTGGATATCCAGAAAGCGTTCCCTGATGGTTGCTGTTGTGGTATTCACGATTGGATCAACTCTCCAGACCGCGGCTATCAACTATGCAATGCTAGTTGTAGGACGCTTCATCGGTGGTATTGGTATTGGACA GCTATCCATGGTGGTGCCTCTCTACATTGCAGAGATTTCTCCACCTGAGATCCGGGGTGCTTTACTCGTCTTCGAAGAACTGTCGATTGTTATAGGAATTGTTGTTGCATTCTGGATAACTTACGGGACAAAG GGAATTCCCAGCCACTGGTCTTGGCAGCTTCCGTTCCTCCTTCAAATCCTCCCCGGCCTGCTATTGGGATTCGGCGCTATTTTTCTACCATACTCCCCTCGATGGCTCGCCTCTAAAGACCGCGAGGCAGAAGCCTTATCCAGCCTCGCCAAGCTTCGCGCCTTTCCCGAATCCGACCCACGAGTTCAAAGCGAATGGATGGACATTATCGCCGAGGCCCGATTCCAAGCAAGTGTTCTCCGCGAACGACACCCTGATCTCACTCAAAGGACAGACCTGGTTGGAAAGATGCGACTTGAGTTTGTCAGCTGGGGAGATTGCTTCAAGTCAGGCTGCAGACGTCGAACTCTTGTTGGTGCAGGCCTTATGTTCTTCCAGCAGTTCACTGGAATCAACGCTCTCATATATTATTCGCCAACACTGTTCGGAACTATGGGCCTCGACTTTGACATGCAACTTATCATGTCGGGCGTACTCAACGTGACGCAGTTGATTGGTGTTCTGTCGAGCTTATGGACCATGGACCGTTTCGGCCGCCGGGGTATCCTTCTTTGGGGTAGCTTCCTAATGTTTGTGCCACATCTCATCATAGCTATCTTGGTGGGCAAGTTCTCGAATGACTGGCCCAGTTATACTGCCGAAGGCTGGACAAGTGtcgcttttcttcttttttacaTGTTTGCCTTTGGTGCCTCTTGGGGCCCTGTTCCTTGGGCCATGCCAGCAGAAGTCTTTCCATCATCTCTCAGAGCAAAGGGCGTGGCAATCTCCACCTGTTCAA ACTggatcaacaacttcattATTGGCCTCATCACGCCACCTCTTGTTCGCGAAACAGGCTTCGGCGCCTACGTCTTCTTTGCTGTCTTTTGTCTTCTGTCTTTCGCCTGGGTCTGGTTTAGTGTGCCTGAGACTAACGGGAAGTCTCTTGAGGAAATGGATAGCGTTTTCAAGGACCGGACTGGAGTGGCAGACATTGCCAAGAAGGATCGTATCCTCACCGAGGTTTACAATGAGCGACAAAGCCGCTGA
- a CDS encoding hypothetical protein (EggNog:ENOG41), with product MEAYDKSLISGFLAFPSFRRRYGEPRLPLTDAVGEQDYEISPLWQMGLQNAAVGCEIIGLLAHGYISYVIGYRKMMIVALVWMCLAVFPAVFAHNIALLLASQALCATYAAEVVPSVIRAAILSNVNMCWLIGQLMGTGILRALIKNASDWSYRLPFALQWAWAVPLLFLIYFAPESPCKTLPT from the exons ATGGAGGCATACGATAAGTCACTTATCTCCGGCTTCCTTGCTTTTCCGTCCTTCAGGCGTAGGTACGGTGAACCCAGGCTACCGCTTACTGACGCAGTTGGGGAGCAAGACTATGAGATCTCGCCCTTGTGGCAGATGGGTCTTCAAAACGCTGCTGTCGGTTGCGAGATCATAGGCCTTCTTGCCCATGGTTATATCTCATATGTGATTGGATACCGCAAGATGATGATCGTCGCGCTTGTGTGGATGTGTCTTGCAGTATTCCCGGCTGTCTTCGCACACAACATCGCTCTATTACTTGCCTCGCAAGCTCTCTGTG CGACCTATGCTGCTGAAGTCGTACCCTCAGTCATCCGTGCAGCTATCCTCAGTAATGTCAATATGTGCTGGCTTATTGGCCAGCTCATGGGCACTGGAATACTGCGAGCGCTTATCAAGAATGCGTCAGATTGGTCGTATCGCCTACCATTTGCCCTGCAATGGGCATGGGCGGTCCCATTGCTGTTCCTCATCTACTTCGCCCCCGAAAGTCCCTGTAAGACTCTCCCTACGTGA
- a CDS encoding hypothetical protein (EggNog:ENOG41), whose translation MLRSLSVGIVSVRNVNVSIGEKLHENGTSCCFELRSLINDRPTFSQIGKLQRDLATLKVFLLTLKRSSPEDREKLLNEAVDEDGAVNLLDSTADPAEEPSSRKDTSQPIDRGSTTPIISSDDELNIANFISVDDAGTTNSFGPSSALHNPARNDKGTPSSRQSTTTEHAKNELIANAALQRHLEHRFTRHATIAGEPTELALHLLNLHWARQHHTFLLTYRPAVMRDLECSGPYCSAFMLNAIFACCSKFSPRPDVRDDPNDVSSAGRRFFKRCDELLSSGSLLTRPHISTIVGLVLLGSTYNARGETSKGWLYTGYALRMVYDLGLHLDPKQTTEDPEEIEIRRRVFWGAFVCDKLQSLYMGRPVAINLRDSQVSREFLDLYEEMEPFYPSALAAGSSSRLDENMGDAIPRHSVSTFQQLCLLSKIMTTIINRFYVVGATFSNAQIDLQKIEQALQQWRDKLPSELDFQPWLSTGTAVQTPNIMVLHNVYHSLIILVHRPFISDDHLRSTATSGRSWEQCTVAARCITRIASVYKSTYGLNGAPYILAYTVYVACTIHVRNAASQSQTRDHLTLLKSSLECLDELCTANPGVAKPAKSIRRLIEANRLSLMTGMSKALPCGYLYNINLHAEDSNALEHADASFDLDTIQSTFSVADWSNAGSDMFHMGDFEYGLPIDPLFGWINVSTPSLDEVSSAVSNNQSLYQSWR comes from the coding sequence ATGCTGCGAAGCCTGAGTGTGGGAATTGTGTCAGTCAGAAACGTGAATGTATCTATCGGAGAGAAACTCCACGAAAACGGTACGTCATGCTGCTTCGAATTGCGTTCTCTAATAAATGACAGGCCTACGTTCTCTCAGATTGGTAAACTGCAACGAGATCTGGCAACTCTTAAAGTGTTCCTGTTGACTCTCAAGAGAAGCAGTCCCGAGGATCGAGAGAAACTACTCAACGaagctgttgatgaagatggggcTGTTAATTTGCTAGACTCTACTGCTGACCCTGCTGAAGAACCTTCATCACGAAAGGACACAAGTCAACCTATTGATAGAGGTTCCACTACGCCAATAATATCATCAGATGACGAGTTAAATATTGCCAACTTTATATCGGTCGATGATGCCGGCACAACAAACAGCTTCGGTCCATCGTCTGCGCTTCACAATCCTGCAAGGAACGACAAGGGAACACCATCATCCCGCCAATCTACAACAACAGAGCATGCCAAGAATGAACTAATAGCCAATGCCGCTCTACAGCGGCATCTTGAGCACCGTTTTACCAGACATGCCACAATTGCTGGGGAGCCCACCGAACTTGCGCTCCATCTGCTGAACTTGCACTGGGCTCGTCAACATCACACTTTTCTGCTGACATATCGACCGGCTGTTATGCGAGACTTGGAATGTTCTGGCCCGTACTGCTCTGCTTTCATGCTAAATGCTATATTCGCATGCTGTAGCAAGTTCTCTCCACGACCTGACGTCAGGGACGACCCAAATGATGTATCGAGTGCTGGCCGCCGTTTCTTTAAGCGCTGTGATGAGCTTCTGAGCAGTGGCTCTCTTCTCACAAGACCACATATCTCCACAATCGTTGGACTTGTTCTTCTGGGTTCGACGTATAACGCTCGCGGAGAGACTTCAAAAGGCTGGCTATATACAGGATACGCTCTACGGATGGTTTATGATCTCGGCCTTCATCTCGATCCCAAGCAGACTACGGAAGATCCcgaagagattgagatcCGACGACGGGTCTTCTGGGGCGCTTTTGTTTGCGATAAGCTTCAGAGTCTCTATATGGGTCGTCCAGTGGCTATCAATCTCCGTGACTCGCAAGTATCTCGCGAGTTCCTTGACTTGTACGAGGAAATGGAGCCATTTTATCCTTCAGCCTTGGCTGCAGGTTCATCCTCCAGACTTGATGAAAACATGGGCGACGCAATCCCAAGACACTCCGTTTCGACTTTCCAGCAGCTATGCCTCCTCTCCAAGATAATGACGACTATCATCAATCGCTTCTATGTGGTTGGCGCCACGTTCTCAAATGCTCAGATCGATTTACAAAAGATTGAGCAGGCTTTGCAGCAGTGGCGAGACAAGTTACCGTCGGAGCTAGATTTCCAACCATGGTTGTCCACGGGCACCGCGGTACAAACACCTAACATTATGGTTCTTCATAACGTCTATCACTCTCTCATCATTCTTGTCCATCGGCCATTTATCTCAGATGATCATCTCCGATCCACTGCCACGTCAGGACGTTCATGGGAGCAATGCACTGTTGCGGCCAGATGCATCACCCGTATAGCCTCAGTCTACAAGTCAACCTATGGGCTTAATGGGGCTCCTTACATTCTCGCATACACGGTATATGTGGCGTGCACAATCCACGTCCGTAATGCAGCTTCTCAAAGCCAGACGCGTGACCATTTAACCTTGCTCAAGTCTAGTCTAGAGTGTCTGGATGAACTATGCACGGCGAATCCGGGTGTTGCGAAGCCTGCAAAGAGTATCAGGCGTTTAATTGAGGCTAATCGGCTGAGTTTGATGACAGGTATGTCCAAAGCCCTGCCTTGTGGTTACTTGTATAACATTAACCTCCATGCAGAAGACTCGAACGCTCTTGAACATGCCGATGCGTCGTTTGACTTGGATACTATTCAGAGCACGTTTTCGGTTGCTGACTGGTCCAACGCTGGTTCCGATATGTTCCACATGGGAGACTTTGAGTACGGTCTCCCAATCGATCCCTTGTTCGGCTGGATTAATGTCTCAACTCCATCCCTGGATGAAGTGTCGTCAGCTGTCAGCAATAATCAGTCACTCTATCAATCATGGCGGTAG
- a CDS encoding hypothetical protein (EggNog:ENOG41), translating to MALPKQVDVLVVGSGNAGFAAALSAAQNGAGSVLLIDKCPENWVGGNSYFTAGAYRIVHGGLKDVLPIVNNVSREQAEKIDLAPYTEKDFQNDMDRVCMGRSDPELSKSLIQNSNAAIKWLAANGIRFQLSFNRQAYEVDGRIKFWGGMCIKTEDGDYLAAIKRHNVQVSWSTGLTGLKKHSSDDGYDVEVSFNGVKRTLTAGAVILAAGGFESNPQMRSQFLGPGWDLAMVRGTPYNTGDVLSLAIQQLGAQAVGNWSGCHSVAWDANANPNTGDRVASNEYTKSGYPLGLMLNVDGERFVDEGVDLRNYTYAKFGRAILQQPEHLAFQVWDSRTSGWLRGEEYREERVERITADTLEELADKCAERGLRNKAAFIDTVREYNEAVYAHHRENPNVKWDPAIRDGLSTQSSTKKLALAKSNWALPLDKGPYVAVKVTCGVTFTFGGVKVDPQTAQLIHGATGSPVPNVYVAGEMVGGLFYSNYPGGSGLTSGAVFGAKAGKEAAKSVAGGRSISSRL from the exons ATGGCTCTTCCAAAGCAAGTCGATGTCCTCGTTGTAGGCAGTGGCAACGCCGGTTTTGCAGCAGCCCTCTCAGCAGCTCAGAACGGCGCAGGAAGCGTCCTTCTTATCGACAAGTGCCCCGAGAACTGGGTCGGCGGAAACTCATATTTCACCGCCGGCGCCTATCGAATTGTCCATGGCGGACTTAAAGATGTCTTGCCAATCGTCAACAACGTGTCCCGGGAACAAGCCGAAAAGATCGATCTTGCTCCTTATACCGAGAAAGACTTCCAGAATGACATGGACAGAGTCTGCATGGGACGCTCAGACCCTGAACTCTCAAAGAGCCTAATTCAGAACTCCAATGCTGCCATCAAGTGGCTTGCTGCGAATGGAATCCGATTCCAACTCTCCTTTAACAGGCAAGCATATGAAGTTGACGGTAGGATCAAGTTCTGGGGCGGCATGTGCATCAAGACCGAGGATGGAG ACTATCTTGCTGCCATCAAGAGGCACAATGTTCAGGTTTCGTGGTCAACTGGCCTCACAGGATTGAAGAAGCACTCTTCTGACGACGGTTACGACGTCGAAGTGTCTTTCAATGGCGTCAAGCGTACCTTGACCGCCGGGGCTGTAATCCTAGCTGCTGGCGGTTTCGAGTCGAATCCTCAGATGCGAAGTCAGTTCCTTGGCCCTGGCTGGGACTTGGCCATGGTTCGAGGCACACCCTACAATACTGGTGACGTTTTGAGCCTGGCTATCCAACAACTTGGCGCACAGGCGGTGGGCAACTGGTCAGGCTGCCATTCCGTTGCCTGGGACGCCAATGCAAACCCCAACACGGGCGATCGAGTAGCTTCCAACGAGTACACCAAGTCAGGATACCCCCTCGGGCTCATGCTCAACGTCGATGGCGAGCGatttgttgatgaaggtgTTGATCTTCGAAATTACACCTATGCCAAGTTCGGTCGGGCCATCCTCCAACAACCCGAGCACCTCGCTTTCCAGGTCTGGGACTCCAGAACAAGCGGTTGGCTACGCGGAGAAGAGTATCGCGAGGAACGAGTCGAGCGCATCACTGCCGATACTCTGGAGGAGCTGGCCGACAAGTGCGCAGAACGCGGTCTTCGAAACAAGGCTGCCTTTATTGACACTGTTCGTGAGTACAACGAAGCAGTCTATGCTCACCATCGCGAGAACCCCAATGTCAAGTGGGATCCTGCCATCAGAGATGGACTATCAACCCAATCTTCGACGAAGAAGCTCGCTTTGGCCAAGTCCAACTGGGCTTTGCCTCTGGACAAGGGACCCTATGTAGCAGTCAAGGTCACATGTGGCGTCACCTTCACATTTGGCGGTGTCAAGGTTGACCCCCAAACTGCTCAATTGATCCATGGTGCAACTGGCAGTCCAGTGCCAAACGTGTATGTTGCAGGAGAGATGGTTGGAGGTCTGTTTTACTCCAATTACCCTGGTGGAAGTGGCCTGACTTCAGGTGCTGTTTTTGGGGCCAAGGCTGGAAAGGAGGCTGCGAAATCTGTTGCTGGCGGCCGATCAATCTCAAGTCGCCTGTAG
- a CDS encoding hypothetical protein (EggNog:ENOG41), with protein sequence MSATTIDPSSLSAYGPSETALLLLDWYSLFIEKVAGPVAEPALKVAIELRNWAKAHNITIVHCLIDANGTPFPACKGVDRFQGLLQVMKTLEQPEPAELRADDKDELTFHRVPGHISALKSPGLLDYLKKKGIKSVVLSGLSTSGCVLRTAVTATDAEFATTVISDACADADAELHRVILDKIVPSRGHVKSSAEFQKEFEGAQNV encoded by the coding sequence ATGTCTGCTACTACAATCGACCCTTCTTCCCTAAGCGCCTACGGGCCTTCTGAAAccgctcttctcctccttgattGGTACAGCCTGTTCATCGAGAAGGTTGCTGGCCCGGTTGCTGAGCCAGCATTGAAGGTCGCTATTGAGCTCCGAAACTGGGCCAAGGctcacaacatcaccattGTTCACTGCCTCATCGATGCAAACGGCACTCCCTTCCCGGCCTGCAAAGGCGTCGACCGCTTCCAAGGCCTCTTGCAAGTCATGAAGACACTGGAACAACCCGAACCAGCTGAACTTCGGGCTGATGACAAAGACGAGCTCACCTTTCACCGGGTCCCGGGGCATATCTCGGCGCTCAAGTCCCCAGGCTTGCTTGActatctgaagaagaagggcataAAGTCTGTCGTTCTCTCAGGCCTGAGCACTTCCGGCTGTGTTTTGAGAACAGCGGTTACAGCGACGGATGCTGAATTTGCAACAACAGTCATCAGCGACGCTTGTGCTGATGCAGATGCGGAGCTTCACCGTGTTATCTTGGATAAGATTGTTCCCTCTCGGGGTCATGTGAAGAGTTCCGCCGAGTTTCAGAAGGAATTTGAAGGGGCTCAGAATGTTTGA
- a CDS encoding hypothetical protein (EggNog:ENOG41) produces the protein MVMIVMVVIWIILRTFMLTFRCVPVQSLWDYTITDKVCNINSDQFFLGTITTHFIMDIIILILPIIEVFRLRLKTGQKLAIGALFLLGTIFLSSYGKSSQPISRPSNAIKLTTLIRTNKDRDADETSSTHQLADVENGLHYHSGDSQRNEGVHTMISSEQSGSGPEFDTAGIHVRNDTVVEVKQVESKGFYRLE, from the exons ATGGTCATGATTGTTATGGTAGTCATCTGGATTATCCTCCGAACCTTCATGCTCACGTTCCGTTGCGTCCCTGTCCAGTCCCTTTGGGACTACACTATTACAGACAAGGTCTGTAACATCAACAGCGACCAGTTCTTCCTGGGAACCATAACGACCCATTTTATCAtggacatcatcatcctgaTCTTACCTATTATTGAAGTCTTCAGGCTAAGACTTAAAACGGGCCAAAAGCTGGCAATCGGTGCTCTATTCCTTCTGGGTACCAT CTTCCTCAGTTCATATGGCAAAAGCAGCCAACCTATCAGCCGACCGAGCAATGCTATCAAGCTCACGACACTTATTCGGACAAACAAGGACCGTGACGCTGATGAAACAAGCTCAACGCATCAATTGGCCGATGTTGAGAACGGACTGCATTATCACTCTGGTGACTCGCAACGGAACGAAGGAGTGCATACTATGATCTCGAGTGAACAGTCTGGTTCTGGCCCGGAATTTGACACAGCGGGAATACACGTGCGAAACGACACGGTCGTGGAGGTTAAGCAGGTTGAAAGCAAAGGCTTTTATCGTCTTGAGTAA
- a CDS encoding hypothetical protein (EggNog:ENOG41) — translation MKLDNFLPFFALAGHALASPKQETIEVDVCIVGGGATGAYAAVRLREDYKKKVVVIEKANRLGGHVHAYKPNGSSTPINYGVQAYLDRDTTKAFFKRFNVGLVSPNLISAAEGLLTTKDIDFSTGKKVDPDYGTINSTVALATYAALAIKYQPWFENGYFKKGEVPEDLLLPFGEFLEKYQLGSALSVLRTLIWLSDATHTPTWNVMAVVGEPQLAAFGFGLTGPSFKYPSTGSTLSLYDNVYNLIKDDVLLESTVAWSKRTSQGSELVVQTPSGKKTIKAKKVLFAATPSPDNVGTWDLDAKEKSLFSKFSWETLYVGVVGKTGLPKTVGGITNTADNATNYYLPRGNFVDAYSRSGEHDFWTTRVLGTASLTAQKAKDLIKQVFTNIGKAGTYDVTTPDILAFASHGLTVPKVCPEELERGFYNKIYALQGQRNTFWTGLTWAPDYTPILWDFTEKLFPQILAGL, via the exons ATGAAATTGGATAATTTCCTCCccttctttgccttggcaGGCCATGCTCTCGCATCGCCCAAACAGGAAACCATTGAGGTCGATGTTTGTATTGTCGGCGGCGGCGCAACTGGTGCTTACGCTGCAGTCAGGCTGCGAGAGGAttacaagaagaaggtcgtGGTGATTGAGAAGGCCAACAGACTT GGCGGTCATGTCCACGCTTACAAGCCGAACGGCAGCTCGACACCGATCAATTATGGAGTCCAGGCGTACCTTGACCGAGACACAACCAAAGCTTTCTTCAAGAGATTCAATGTCGGACTCGTCTCCCCCAATCTGATCAGCGCCGCCGAGGGGTTGCTCACCACCAAGGACATTGATTTCAGCACTGGTAAAAAGGTCGATCCCGACTACGGTACTATCAACTCTACTGTCGCCCTGGCCACATATGCTGCATTGGCCATCAAGTACCAACCCTGGTTCGAGAACGGCTATTTCAAGAAGGGAGAGGTCCCCGAGGATCTCCTACTTCCCTTTGGCGAGTTTCTTGAAAAGTACCAGCTTGGAAGTGCTCTTTCCGTCCTTCGAACTCTCATCTGGCTTTCCGACGCGACGCACACCCCGACTTGGAATGTCATGGCTGTTGTCGGAGAGCCGCAACTTGCGGCCTTTGGATTCGGTCTTACCGGTCCTTCTTTCAAGTATCCATCCACAGGCTCTACCCTGTCACTCTACGACAACGTCTACAACTTGATCAAGGATGACGTTCTTCTTGAAAGCACTGTTGCCTGGAGCAAGCGAACTTCCCAGGGCTCAGAGCTTGTCGTGCAGACACCCTCTGGcaagaagaccatcaaggccaagaaggtccTCTTCGCAGCAACTCCATCCCCAGATAACGTTGGAACCTGGGATCTCGATGCCAAGGAGAAGTCgctcttctccaagttctCTTGGGAGACGCTGTACGTCGGCGTCGTCGGCAAGACAGGCCTACCCAAGACCGTCGGCGGCATTACCAACACCGCTGACAACGCCACCAACTACTACCTTCCACGAGGTAACTTTGTCGATGCCTACTCTCGCTCGGGTGAGCATGACTTCTGGACAACTCGTGTCCTTGGCACGGCCAGCCTGACAGCTCAAAAGGCcaaggatctcatcaagcaggTGTTTACCAACATCGGCAAGGCTGGAACTTACGATGTGACCACTCCTGATATTCTTGCATTTGCGTCACACGGCTTGACTGTTCCCAAGGTCTGTcctgaggagcttgagcgCGGCTTCTACAACAAGATTTATGCTCTTCAGGGCCAGCGTAACACGTTCTGGACTGGCCTCACTTGGGCTCCTGACTACACTCCTATTCTCTGGGACTTCACTGAGAAGTTGTTCCCCCAGATCCTGGCTGGTCTTTGA
- a CDS encoding hypothetical protein (EggNog:ENOG41): MKFPTALTLALVATCDALKVTILADTNRDGKVDKKDLDGKSSWTATRGALILPNIGDTGLRCAKKWGPSVDIIPSNETYLDLCNDATDDIQRNPKYLAPLKTLPISGLSPSANGSIQVTDKAAAAKVRVFTKKSNKWTYVSGDYVFSAKELSSGLELGIDARDVRRPKGWDGNAKIQFTVTDGKIKATDIVAVRVAPVLTHHHGQVAQRIFSTGVNEPGSNPQQEQFVNDIKRNVTTSGIKDPIFLFDNQDIWTQDFFEPGYCSMPGPNGPVTIRIMIRSVQSSRRSGRDAFHELRSDKVGAVQHPGDGDTIDSTGNLETIPPYKYNEKSFPQGRTIMGAWDGRAPLMVDFLKAQEVQDPLILDTSWLYVGHVDEFLQFLPAYNERGWILMVADPLKGLDLLSKASKAGHGSVKAVSRSLRVEEKKQELCLPAQTIQEALKFKDFDAIQKNSAQRIEANLNILKRETGITDKDIFRVPMLFYYAESDSWLCPGQKPSDSNAEDDSSKTPQKTSGKTGITMKGAMGPVHKAKSIVEAGTPKNSLQRRAVDTASQVLALWPGTVNGLVLPDQKVLVPKPWGPVIKKQDIFANAVSEVYASAGYNITYQDDWFSHFKGQGDVHCGSNSWRAVNIKF; encoded by the exons ATGAAGTTTCCAACTGCCTTGACGCTAG CGTTAGTCGCAACATGCGATGCTCTCAAAGTGACCATCCTCGCAGATACCAACCGCGACGGAAAAGTCGACAAGAAAGACCTCGATGGAAAATCTTCATGGACCGCTACTCGAGgcgccttgatcttgccgAACATTGGCGACACTGGCCTTCGTTGTGCTAAGAAATGGGGACCCAGCGTCGACATCATCCCGAGTAATGAGACTTATTTGGACTTGTGCAACGATGCCACAGATGACATCCAACGCAACCCAAAATATCTTGCGCCGCTCAAAACCCTTCCTATATCCGGATTGAGTCCTTCTGCCAACGGATCTATTCAAGTTACCGATAAAGCAGCCGCTGCAAAAGTCCGTGTCTTCAcaaagaagagcaacaagTGGACCTACGTATCAGGCGATTATGTGTTCTCGGCCAAGGAGCTTTCATCAGGCCTCGAACTGGGGATTGATGCACGCGATGTCCGACGCCCCAAGGGCTGGGATGGCAATGCAAAGATACAGTTCACAGTCACTGATGGGAAGATAAAAGCAACCGACATTGTCGCTGTGCGAGTTGCCCCTGTCTTGACGCATCACCACGGGCAGGTGGCTCAGCGCATCTTCTCAACGGGTGTGAACGAGCCTGGCTCCAATCCTCAGCAGGAGCAGTTTGTAAATGATATCAAGCGCAACGTCACCACTTCCGGTATCAAAGACCCAATCTTCCTTTTCGACAACCAAGATATTTGGACACAAGACTTTTTTGAACCCGGCTACTGCAGCATGCCTGGCCCCAATGGCCCGGTTACTATCCGAATTATGATCAGATCAGTCCAGAGCTCTCGTCGATCTGGTCGCGACGCGTTCCATGAGCTTCGAAGCGACAAGGTTGGCGCAGTGCAACATCCAGGTGACGGCGATACTATCGACTCCACTGGAAACCTGGAGACTATTCCACCCTACAAGTACAATGAGAAGTCATTCCCTCAAGGCAGAACGATCATGGGCGCTTGGGACGGAAGAGCTCCTCTCATGGTTGACTTTCTCAAGGCCCAAGAGGTTCAAGACCCTCTTATTCTCGACACAAGCTGGTTGTAcgttggccatgttgacgaGTTTCTCCAATTTTTGCCTGCCTACAATGAGCGTGGATGGATCCTTATGGTCGCAGATCCGCTCAAGGGCCTTGATCTACTGAGTAAGGCGTCCAAGGCTGGTCATGGAAGTGTCAAGGCTGTTTCCCGTTCGCTTCgagtggaggagaagaagcaggagcTGTGTCTTCCAGCGCAGACTATTCAAGAGGccctcaagttcaaggacttTGACGCCATCCAGAAGAACTCAGCTCAGCGCATTGAAGccaatctcaacatcctcaaacGAGAAACTGGGATCACGGACAAGGACATCTTCCGAGTTCCCATGCTATTCTACTATGCTGAGTCGGACAGCTGGTTGTGTCCTGGCCAGAAGCCATCAGACTCAAATGCGGAGGACGACTCCTCCAAAACACCCCAAAAGACGTCAGGCAAGACCGGCATCACGATGAAAGGCGCCATGGGACCCGTTCACAAGGCAAAGTCGATCGTGGAGGCAGGTACCCCAAAGAACTCATTGCAGCGACGAGCGGTTGATACAGCTAGCCAAGTTCTAGCTCTCTGGCCGGGTACAGTCAACGGCCTGGTTCTGCCAGACCAAAAGGTCCTTGTACCTAAGCCCTGGGGTCCAGTGATCAAAAAGCAGGATATCTTTGCGAATGCAGTATCTGAGGTGTATGCCAGTGCTgggtataatattacttatcaGGATGATTGGTTCTCTCATTTCAAGGGGCAAGGAGACGTTCATTGTGGCAGCAACTCCTGGAGGGCAGTAAACATCAAGTTTTAG